A stretch of Telopea speciosissima isolate NSW1024214 ecotype Mountain lineage chromosome 11, Tspe_v1, whole genome shotgun sequence DNA encodes these proteins:
- the LOC122646430 gene encoding uncharacterized protein LOC122646430 translates to MATGEVVKRAECGCCGMWEECTVDYIGWVKERFGGIWVCGLCEEAIKDEQARLGVGVEVALRVHAMFLETAQPDPAICIAGSIIHLLKKILSSSSSTSSSNASQPSNSPL, encoded by the coding sequence atgGCTActggagaagtggtgaagagggCAGAGTGTGGATGTTGTGGGATGTGGGAGGAGTGCACAGTGGACTACATAGGATGGGTGAAGGAGAGGTTCGGTGGCATATGGGTTTGTGGCCTCTGCGAAGAAGCCATCAAGGATGAGCAAGCAAGGCTTGGTGTGGGCGTTGAGGTTGCTCTGAGGGTCCATGCCATGTTTTTGGAGACAGCCCAACCTGATCCTGCCATTTGCATCGCTGGTTCCATCATCCATCTTCTCAAGAAGATcttgtcttcctcttcctctactTCTTCCTCCAATGCTTCTCAACCTTCAAATTCTCCCTTGTAG